One region of Takifugu flavidus isolate HTHZ2018 chromosome 14, ASM371156v2, whole genome shotgun sequence genomic DNA includes:
- the LOC130537981 gene encoding potassium channel subfamily K member 4 encodes MRCSTLLSILTGVLLYLVLGAVVFRTLEAPQEQNKHVHLQNMRQGFLLNFTCVDPDNLQGFIEEVVEAIGAGVDPSSNYTFVSQWDLASAFFFSGTIITTIGFGNTSPKTEGGQLFCIFYALVGIPMFGILLAGVGDHLGTGLRKLVAKIETLFLKWRVSPTIVRVISALLSILLGCLLFVAVPILVFQKVEKWTLLESAYFVVITLTTVGFGDYVAGSGRDGNDHWYKPLVWFWILLGLAYFASILTMIGNWLRVLSKKTRAEMEGLRAHATDWTQNIQNMSVDPFKRRRRRRHHRRPRSHGPNGDKEGKEEQGQTESESYSSYSSISSESESGSETDSQTTQTDQVPEEKSAEAPDPRLSQPLDYFGENLAFIDESSDAQSGKLRLDPPQNTTQPNARPHHPRRRRHRRNHKNGRSNHDKKEMNGIPTPAPHPPLP; translated from the exons ATGCGCTGCTCCACCCTGCTCAGCATCCTCACCGGGGTGCTCCTGTACTTGGTGCTGGGGGCCGTGGTGTTCCGAACCCTGGAGGCCCCCCAGGAACAGAACAAGCACGTGCATCTGCAGAACATGCGCCAGGGATTCCTGCTGAATTTCACCTGCGTGGACCCAGACAACCTTCAGGGCTTCATAGAG gaagtggtggaggCCATCGGAGCAGGCGTGGATCCCAGCAGCAACTACACCTTTGTCAGCCAGTGGGATCTGGCCAGCGCCTTTTTTTTCTCAGGAACCATCATCACAACTATCG GTTTTGGAAACACATCCCCTAAGACAGAAGGGGGGCAGCTGTTCTGCATCTTCTATGCGCTGGTGGGAATCCCCATGTTTGGAATCTTGCTGGCTGGAGTGGGAGACCACCTGGGCACAGGGCTGAGGAAACTGGTGGCCAAAATAGAAACGCTCTTCCTG AAATGGCGAGTGAGCCCAACCATCGTGCGGGTGATCTCGGCCCTCCTGTCCATCCTGCTGGGCTGCCTACTCTTCGTCGCAGTGCCGATCCTGGTTTTCCAAAAGGTGGAGAAGTGGACGCTCCTGGAGTCTGCCTATTTTGTAGTTATCACCCTGACCACAGTGGGGTTTGGAGACTACGTCGCAG GTTCTGGGAGGGATGGAAACGACCACTGGTATAAGCCTTTGGTCTGGTTCTGGATCTTGCTGGGTCTTGCCTACTTTGCATCGATTCTGACCATGATTGGCAACTGGCTTCGGGTTCTGTCGAAGAAAACCAGAGCCGAG atGGAAGGCCTTCGAGCCCACGCCACTGACTGGACTCAGAACATCCAGAATATGTCTGTGGACCCTTTCAAACGACGTCGCCGGAGGCGCCACCACCGCCGCCCTCGCAGCCACGGTCCAAATGGTGAcaaggaggggaaagaagaaCAGGGTCAGACTGAATCTGAGTCCTACTCCTCATACTCCTCCATCTCTAGCGAATCAGAGTCCGGATCAGAGACAGACTCCCAGACCACTCAGACAGACCAAGTGCCTGAGGAGAAAAGCGCCGAGGCCCCAGACCCCCGGCTGTCTCAGCCGCTGGATTACTTTGGGGAGAACCTGGCTTTTATCGATGAGTCTTCAGATGCTCAGAGCGGTAAATTACGTTTAGATCCTCCGCAGAATACGACCCAACCAAACGCACGGCCTCATCACCCAAGGAGGAGACGCCACAGACGAAACCACAAAAACGGTCGCTCCAACCACGATAAGAAGGAGATGAACGGAATCCCAACGCCAGCTCCGCATCCACCACTTCCTTAA